Genomic DNA from Pedobacter africanus:
GATTATCTGAACATCTCTGATAAGACGGTCAAAAAGCAAGTGAACAATGCCTTGCATATCCTGAGGACCAAACTTACCTCGTTTTTGATGTTTTTTTAATTTTTTTTAGTCCCGGCTACTACCTGCCGTTCCCTAAGTCGTTATACTTCTAAATCGCTCTTAAGAACGGTTTGTAAAACGATGAAACATACACATTCAGAACAGGAAGAACTACTTGATAAATTTAATAAGGGACTATGTACGCCCGAAGAAATAGCTGTTGTTGAAAACTGGTATAACAAACAAAGCCTCATTTCAAAGGATGAATTGCCTGAACCTGATCTGGATGATGCAAACGACGCCATCTGGAAAGGGATATCCGGCAAACTAACAGCTGCAGGGTATCAGGCCCCTTCGGCCGTCAGGACTTTCAGCATAAAACGGCTGCTGGTTGCAGCTTCTTTGTTTGTGGTGCTGGGGGCAGGCTTATTTTATTTTGCAACACAATATGCAAATGGGCATAAAGAAAGTCTGGCCACAACACAAGCTCAAATTAAACCCGGAACAAATAAAGCTTACCTTACACTGGCCGATGGAAAACGAATTGCCTTAACAGATAGTACAACAGGCACACTCGCCTTGCAGGGGAGTGTTAAAATTACCAAAACGGCCGATGGACAGATCGCCTACCAGATTGTTGAGCAGGGTAAGGAACAGGCCGGTAAATACAATACCCTGGAGGCCCCTAAGGGAGGCCAGTACCAGATTACCTTGATAGATGGTACTAAAGTATGGCTAAATGCTGCTTCTGCCTTAAAATATCCAACAAAATTTGATGGTGCAGAAAGAAAGGTTGAGCTTACAGGTGAAGCTTATTTTGAGGTTGCCAAAGATAAAAAGAAACCTTTCAGGATTATTTCCGACAACCAGACCATAGAAGTATTGGGCACACATTTCAATGTAAATGCTTACAGTGATGAATCTGCAATTAAAACCACACTCCTGGAAGGCAGTGTGAAAGTATTTCGTACCGCGGAGGGTAGCAGTTATAAGATATTAGCACCCGGACAGCAATCGGTGCTCTCTCCATCGGCATTAAATGTAAAAGAGGTAGATACAGAAGAAGCAGTGGCCTGGAAAGAAGGCTATTTTATTTTTGACAACGATAACCTTAAAGCCTTGATGCGCAAGCTGGAACGCTGGTATGATGTAGAGGTGGACTACCAGGGAATTGCCGACGACAAGACCAAAATAACAGGAACGCTTACAAGGAATACGCAGCTTGCAGAAGTACTGAAACTATTGGAAGAAACAGATAAGTTTAAATTTAAAACTGAAGGAAGGAGGATCACCATTATGCGCTAAACTTTACCCTGCGTTGATCCGGTAAAATTAAAAAAGGGGTGTTGTAGCACCCCCGTAGAAAAGTCCGGGTCATCCTTCTCAAAACAGTCTGACAAAACAATTAATCGAATCTGATTACCATTCGGCACGGAAATGCCATGCGTAATCGCTGACCAAAACTAACCAAATGTATGAAAATTTATTTGTCTGGTTTATATAGGAGCCTCTGTATGAACAAGAAAATTCTATTAGCAATGAAGTTGACCATAATTTTGTTAATATCGGCATTACTGCAAGTCAGTGCAGCCAGCATAGCGCAACGGAAAATTACGCTGAATGTTAGCAATATGCCTTTGAACAATGTGCTCAAGGCCATCCATAAACAATCAGGCTATAACATCATTATCCTTTCTACCGATATGGATAAGATAAAACCGCTGACTTTAAGCCTGAAAGCAGTAACGCTGGAAGATGCACTGGAGAAAGTACTGGCAAAAGGCCCCCTGACTTTTACCCTTATGGGAAAATCCATAGTGGTCAAAGAAAAGCCCGCAGAACCTATTTACCGGCTAAAAACCAATGCAAAACCATTAAAGATATCAGGTACCGTAAAAGACGAACTGGCCAACCCGATCCCCGGTGTGAGTGTAAAGGTAAAGGGCGAGCAGAATGGGACAGTAACTAACAATGCAGGCAAATATACCATAGAAGTGGAACCAACGGATACGCTAGAGTTCTCCTTCATTGGTTATAAGAAACAGACGGTACCGGTTAGAAACAGGGTAGACCTGAACATTACCCTGGAGCCTGAAGAGGGCAGCCTGGCAGAAGTAGCCGTAGTCGGTTTTGGCAGGCAAAAGAAAGCCAGTCTGGTTGGTGCCCAGGTAACCTTAAAACCAGAGGAATTAAAACTCCCTGTACGCGATTTAACTTCCGCTATCGCTGGTCGTCTGGCAGGTGTGGTTGCTTATCAAAGAGGCGGAGCACCCGGCGCTGATGGCGCAGATATCTTTATCCGTGGTATTGCCACTTTCGCTTCCAGTCCGCAAACCCCTTTACTGGTAGTTGATGGTGTGCCAGATCGTTCAATTAATAACATTGATCCTGAAGATGTAGAGAGTTTTACCGTTTTAAAAGATGCTTCAGCAACTGCAGTATATGGTACAAGGGGGGCAAATGGTGTCATTATCATCATCACTAAGAAAGGCAAAGCCGGCAAACCAACTATCAATGCGGAGGCCAACCAGGGCGCCAGCAAATTTACTGAACTGCCAAAATTTCTGGATGCTCCTTCATTCATGAACCTGTATAATGAAGGGCTTACCATGAGGGGGCGTACGCCTTTGTATACCGAAGAACGTATTGCCAAACATACTTCTGGCGAAGACCCAGACCTGTATCCGAATGTGAACTGGTACAATACCCTGTTCAACAAATACGGAAGAAACAACAGGTTCAGTTTGAATGTAAGGGGCGGTTCGGAAACTTCTAATTATTACATTTCAGCAGGCTATTATGGTGAAGTGGGGATGTTCAAGCGCGACGAGGTGCAATCCTATAATTCAACCCTAAAACTCGACCGCTTCAATTTTACCAGTAACGTAGGGGTAAACATCACTGGTACCACAAAACTTGATTTCGGGATCAATGGCTACATTACCAATGTTAATCAGCCGGGCTATGGTGTTAACGAACTTTTTGCCCTGGCCACAAGTTCTGCGCCGCACATTATACCTGCAAAATACTCAAACGGTTTATGGCCGCAATTGCCTGGTACACTGCCGAGCCCCTTTATGGCACTTACACAATCAGGTGTTACCAATACTTACAACAATGCCGTACGTTCCAATCTGAAAGTAGTTCAGGATATGAATTTCATTACACAGGGGCTAAATCTTTCGGCGCTCTTTGCATTTGATGTTAATGTAACTAATAACCTGGACAGAATCCGGACATTGCAAACTTATTTTGCCAGTGGAAGGGATGCTGATGGGAACCTGATTACCGCTATAAGCACCCCTGGAACAGCCAATCTGGGCTTTGCTTATTCCAGGTATGGCGACAGGCGTTTCTACAATGAATTTTCTCTCAACTATTCCAGAAAATTCGGGGATCATGATGTATCCGGGCTAGCCTTGTTCAATCAATCTGATTACAGCGATGCCAGGGCAAATGTAACCGATTATAAAGGGGCCATTCCCTACCGCCAGCGCAATCTGGTAGGCCGGGGTACCTATGGTTACAAAGACAGGTACTTTGTAGAAGCAAACTTTTCTTATTCCGGCTCAGATAATTTCATTCCAAGTAAACGTTATGGATTCTTTCCCTCAATAGGTGCAGGCTGGATCGTATCCAATGAAGAGTTCTTTGAATCCTTAAAAGGTATATTTTCGCACTTTAAATTGCGTTACACTTACGGTAAATCGGGAAATGCCGCAGTAACCAGTTCAGCACTCAGGTTCCTTTACCTTACCACTATTGGTAATAGCGGTTATGATTATACTTTTGGTGAACCCGGTGCTACCAGAAATTATGCCGGCTTTGGTGAAAGCCGTATCGGTGGAGATGTAAAATGGGAAAGCTCTTACAGGCAGAATTTAGGGATTGAAATGAACTTTCTTAAAGATGACCTTCAGTTGATTGTAGAGCTGTTTAATGAAAAGCGAAGAGGTATTTTATTGCCCAACTATGTAATCCCTTATAACTCGGGATTTACCATAGGGAACATTCCTTACAATAACATCGGTGCTACCGGAAATAAGGGAATAGATGCCACACTAAACTATACCAGGAATTTTTCCAAAGACAACTTCTTTAGTTTTAGGGGAACGTTTAACTACAACAAAAACCTGGCTGAATTTGATGGTTTGCCGCCATGGCGTTACGATTACCTGAACAGAATTGGCCAGCCGATCAGTCAGCGTTTTGGCTATATCGCAACCGGTCTTTTTAAAGACCAGGATGAAATTGACAATGCCGCAGTACAAACCGGTGATGTCAGGCCAGGGGATATCCGTTATAAGGATTTGAATGGGGACGGAATCATTAACTCGAACGACCAGACAGCCATAGGTTATGGTGCAGTACCACGGATTGTATATGGACTTAACCTGGGCGGTGGCTTTAAAAAATTCGACATCAGTCTGTTTTTCCAAGGGGCGGCCCTCGTGGATTTTAGTTATGCCAGCGGTTTTGGTACCACACCTTTTTCTCAAGGGCCTTCTTACGGAAACGTATATACCACCATTAATGACCGCTGGACTCCTGAAAATCCGAACCCAAATGCGTTTTATCCAAGGTTGTCTACCAATCAGGATATCACAACCAATTATAACACCAGCACCTGGTGGATCAAACGTGCGGATTATATCCGTTTGAAGAGCGCAGAGATTGGTTATACATTTGACAACAAATTGTTGCAAAAAGCGGCTATAAAACGCCTGCGGATATTTGCTAACGGGACCAATCTGCTCACCTTTTCAAAATGGAAATTCTGGGACCCGGAACTTGGTGATGGCAGAGGAGCCACCTATCCTAACATTACCACATACAATATAGGTTTACGTGCTAATTTTCAATAACAGAAGCCATGAAAACTAAAAAGATAAATAAAATATTCGCTGCATTGCTATGTGTGGCCACAATTTTACCCCTGGGCTGTAAAAAGGGATATTTTGATACTGTTCCAGACAACCTGATAAAAGTAGAGGATATTTTTACCAACAGAGGGCAGACAGAAAGCTGGCTTGCCGGCTTGTATTCAATGGTGCCCGACATATGG
This window encodes:
- a CDS encoding FecR family protein, with protein sequence MKHTHSEQEELLDKFNKGLCTPEEIAVVENWYNKQSLISKDELPEPDLDDANDAIWKGISGKLTAAGYQAPSAVRTFSIKRLLVAASLFVVLGAGLFYFATQYANGHKESLATTQAQIKPGTNKAYLTLADGKRIALTDSTTGTLALQGSVKITKTADGQIAYQIVEQGKEQAGKYNTLEAPKGGQYQITLIDGTKVWLNAASALKYPTKFDGAERKVELTGEAYFEVAKDKKKPFRIISDNQTIEVLGTHFNVNAYSDESAIKTTLLEGSVKVFRTAEGSSYKILAPGQQSVLSPSALNVKEVDTEEAVAWKEGYFIFDNDNLKALMRKLERWYDVEVDYQGIADDKTKITGTLTRNTQLAEVLKLLEETDKFKFKTEGRRITIMR
- a CDS encoding TonB-dependent receptor; translated protein: MKLTIILLISALLQVSAASIAQRKITLNVSNMPLNNVLKAIHKQSGYNIIILSTDMDKIKPLTLSLKAVTLEDALEKVLAKGPLTFTLMGKSIVVKEKPAEPIYRLKTNAKPLKISGTVKDELANPIPGVSVKVKGEQNGTVTNNAGKYTIEVEPTDTLEFSFIGYKKQTVPVRNRVDLNITLEPEEGSLAEVAVVGFGRQKKASLVGAQVTLKPEELKLPVRDLTSAIAGRLAGVVAYQRGGAPGADGADIFIRGIATFASSPQTPLLVVDGVPDRSINNIDPEDVESFTVLKDASATAVYGTRGANGVIIIITKKGKAGKPTINAEANQGASKFTELPKFLDAPSFMNLYNEGLTMRGRTPLYTEERIAKHTSGEDPDLYPNVNWYNTLFNKYGRNNRFSLNVRGGSETSNYYISAGYYGEVGMFKRDEVQSYNSTLKLDRFNFTSNVGVNITGTTKLDFGINGYITNVNQPGYGVNELFALATSSAPHIIPAKYSNGLWPQLPGTLPSPFMALTQSGVTNTYNNAVRSNLKVVQDMNFITQGLNLSALFAFDVNVTNNLDRIRTLQTYFASGRDADGNLITAISTPGTANLGFAYSRYGDRRFYNEFSLNYSRKFGDHDVSGLALFNQSDYSDARANVTDYKGAIPYRQRNLVGRGTYGYKDRYFVEANFSYSGSDNFIPSKRYGFFPSIGAGWIVSNEEFFESLKGIFSHFKLRYTYGKSGNAAVTSSALRFLYLTTIGNSGYDYTFGEPGATRNYAGFGESRIGGDVKWESSYRQNLGIEMNFLKDDLQLIVELFNEKRRGILLPNYVIPYNSGFTIGNIPYNNIGATGNKGIDATLNYTRNFSKDNFFSFRGTFNYNKNLAEFDGLPPWRYDYLNRIGQPISQRFGYIATGLFKDQDEIDNAAVQTGDVRPGDIRYKDLNGDGIINSNDQTAIGYGAVPRIVYGLNLGGGFKKFDISLFFQGAALVDFSYASGFGTTPFSQGPSYGNVYTTINDRWTPENPNPNAFYPRLSTNQDITTNYNTSTWWIKRADYIRLKSAEIGYTFDNKLLQKAAIKRLRIFANGTNLLTFSKWKFWDPELGDGRGATYPNITTYNIGLRANFQ